In Pyrus communis chromosome 11, drPyrComm1.1, whole genome shotgun sequence, the sequence AAAGAATGAACTGTTATGACGAAACCACTAGCTGatcatatttataaaaaaatgaaaggtaatGTTTTTGTCCCTTAATAAAATTAAACACTTAAAATCATGCACGCTAAGAAAAACTACAttgcattttctatttttggctttccttgtggattcaaaaattgcaaaacaatttttattttgtggagattagtttatcttcttcaaatcATTGCGACTTGAGTTTAAATCATAATATAGATCAGTATAAAATATCGTTTGTACAAGCTGAAAGGAATAcgcttctttctcttttcttgttcAGTCTCTATTTATTTggctaaatagccaaaatggtccctgagatttgcataactcattactttggttcctgagattgaaaatcaatagaaatggttcctgagctgagattgtccaccatccatcattttggtccttctgttcaaaactctttgggcaattttcaaaacttcgtaactcaatcgtttcttaaccaaattcgacccataatttatcaaaatgaagatagaaaagtgtagaacaagattatacctatttaggaactcaatggttgccggagatggccggaaaattggaaaactcaccggaaattgggtaaactttaaatgttcataatttcttcaatactcaacgaaatcgagtgattcaaaaaaacGAAAAGCATACTTCTcgacaagacaaagagaatggtacctttcttgacTGCTAATTCACCTTTTTTTGCTGGAAAACAGCTCAAAAGTAgctaaccattttcgagttagccacttttgagccattttccggccaaaccactgCATGTTAGTCATCAAGAAAGGTACCAGTCTCTTtgtctcgtcgagaagtatgattttcattttttaatatgattttcaattttttaatcactcgatttcgttaagtattgaagaagttatgaacgtttaaagtttacccaattttcagcgagttttccaattttcccgcggacctttgaggctattttccggccacttccggcaaccattgggcttccaagtaggtataatcttgttctacactttcctatcttcattttgatatattatgggtcgaatttggttaagaaacgatcaagttacgaagctttgaaaattgcccaaagagtttttaacagaatgaccaaaatgatgaatggtggacaatctcaatgaccatttatattgattttcaatctcagagaccaaagtgatgagttatgcaaatttcaGGAACTATTTTGGCTATTTAGCCCTATTTATTTTGCATGATCTTGGTTCTTATCTCTTTCGTTCTTTGCGCAGTTGAAAGGATCCAATAATCCTCAAATGCGAACAAGAATTTGAAATGCAAATAAGAGATTTATCTTGCTAGAAATTTTAGCAATatctttaatttgattgagCTTAATTAAGTTCGAGTTTTAATCACAAATTCAAATTGAGTCTCAAGTTATATGTTTAGATGAATTGCAACCATTTGTGAATGCTTTTGTAGGAAGCACTTCTAAAGACGCTCTCAATAAACATCTTTTAACTTGTTCCATCAACCGtcactaaaaacgctttcaattgTCCAAAAgcgtttttgaaaatttttaaaagcaatttaaaacGAACTTGAGTCAGTGAATGTATGAAGGAGAAAGTATAAAGAACTGTTGAACTAGTGCATTATGCGTTTCATTTGGATTTAGTAATCAAATCTCCATCCATCATACAACATTACAATTTGCAAACATGACATTTTTGGAGTATATAGGTATTCATATTTCTGAattatatatacttatatatatatatatatatatatatatatatattatcattgCTATTATTCAGTTGCTGATGTGATGATTTCTACAAAAGCAAGAATCAGTTCCCACTCCCACAACCAAACAAGTAGCCAAGGGATGATCCGCCGCCGGGAGCGGAGTGAACCTTGGTCGATGGACGATCCTGCATCCATCATGCACAACCAGTTTACAACAGATTCCCAAAATATTGTCATCATCACTGTTGTATGTATTTTAGACATTGTACAATAACACGTTGATACAATCTTTTTGCTACAACGATACCAACATGTTATCAATAATATCCACAGTTACAGAACGGACGCATGTGTCCTAGCCGGACTAGACTTGCACGTCATGGTTATGCAACAAAGACAGAGTTATAACCATAAGCCTATTAAACTAGTAGACTAATTGAAAGACTACGCACCGTGATGAAATTTCCGCAGTTCTGGCCATCAACTCGGAAGTAATTGTTCGTACACTTGCTGTGAATGCCTGCTGGAAGCTGCTTATCGATCGGTGATGAAGCAGGAACTGGAGCTGGAGCAGGAACTGGGCTAGCATTCTGAGGTGATGGTGGTGTGTTGTTAGTAGTTTTTGGGGTTTTATTAGCATTAGCAGTCTCTCCACCTCCAAACAAATACCCCAAAGAGCTTTGTCCACCACCACAGCTGACTCCACGTCCACGccccatttttattattttcttttcctatttCCTGCAGCAAGTCCCAAACCAAACATGTTATTTCAAAGGATTGCAACATTCGCACTTGAAACTTCATCAAGAAAGTGTAGAAATTGTTCACTAGAAGACCCATATTTGACAAGTAAACTGGGTAATGTATGATTTATATGGCATGATGAAGTATGCAAAACCTGGCTAGAAGATACCGATGAACGCTATATGGTCCATACAGCAACAGATTATTGGTGCATTACATGATAGTGATTTTTAGCACTCCTCGTTTAGCCGTTTGCACTCCAAATTAAATATTGTGCAACTGTTTTCTGCAATCGGAGGAGTGCAGAGGCTAAACGAGGAAAATTAAATCAGAAGCCCTAGAAGAAAATGTACGACCTTACGAGGAACCACATGAAAGATGATTACAATATTGCATAAGGCATTGACATATTACCAGAAAAAAGGGAGAACAAACATGAAATTGGCAAAACAGAAACAAATGGTTCGGAATTCATAAATTTATAAAGAATAAAAGCTCAGATCATGGCAAAGAAAACATTTTATATCCCTATGCTTTATGGAAATTGATCTGAAAATTGGCAtacatagaaaaataaatagaaaatagaaCGAAAAAAATTGCATAGATAACGTACTTTGTTCTTGCTTCCTTTTGGGGCCTCAATTTTGGTGCCCTGCAAAAGCAACAGGGAGGTGTGTTCGTGTTTAGATATTGTTTTCTAACCAAAGAGACATGGTCAAGTTCTGATCTGGCAATATGGTTTGAGTCCACACGTAGCGTGAGTTTGGATCAACGATCCAACTGATTTTAATTCACGTGGTGAGAGAAAATAATGTATCCTACAACTCACATTTAGACTTGACATTTTAATTCACGTGGTGAGAGAAAATAATGTATCCTACAACTCACATTTAGACTTGACAAATAGGTCGTATTTGTATGGCTTTTGTGTCCTACACGTGTGCACCCCTTTATATTGATGAGTTCTTATCAGGTAATTCGATAAAAACCTGATTcgttaacaggtcgtgtcgtgtcattTCATTTCCGGTTAACGGGTCATGCAAACAAATTGCTATATCTAATGTCTAGATTTGACGAATGATATCTTATCAGACTCTTAACGGGACCTGAATTGCGAACGAGTTCATAGTGGGTTGATCCAATAACACCAAACTCATTAACGGATTGACCAGAAATCTGTTATGTTCAAATTGTTTTGTGTCGGGTTTAATCGTACACGATATTGTCAAACCTCATTCACGATTTTTCCAAATGAAAGGAAATCTCGAAATTGCACCGTACGCAAAAGGTTTGGCGTGACATGCCCGGTTTTTGTATGTTCACTCAAATTTGAAGTGTTAAGTTGTTAACTTCATTTGACTCCATAAACAATTCTCTGAACACTCTGACCAAATTGCATTCGATCGGAAAATTACCTCAAAAATACATCTTTTTGCCAACACGTATCATAAAACGAACACAAACACACGACTTTATCCTATAGCTATGTGCATTTATATGCTTACTCGAGATCCTAGCTAACGCAACTGCATAAATTACGGATGATTCCGGTGGCATTTTAATCATATGCCAGCGGAGATCGGAAGGGTTTTCTAGAGGACATCTAGCCGGGAAAAGGCGGTGTTTCTAAGTAGATGAAATCTTTGAAATCTCCACCAATAACTTGTGCAGGGCTTGAGGCTTTGAGAAAAAAGGCGAGTGATCGGCGCCTTTCAAGCGGAGGACCTGTTCCGGAGGGCTTTCTTTTATCATGCTCTCCTGGACCGTGATGGGTATGGCATTGTCTTCTGATGTCTCTATATAAAACCGCCTCACCAATCCATATTTCAAGTCGGTTAATGAGAGCTTCTCCAGAACCGGGGCAAATGGAATTGGCCTCATAGAGACGGATGCCAACGCTACATCCTAGAGCAacataagcaaaaggaaattagtAAAACTAATAACGAAAacgaaaaaaatggaaaaccaCTTGCATGTTTTTCGTAGTAAGTTCGGTATGAAGTGAGGCATTACCTTGCTAGGACTTTGGTTGAATAATAAATCCTTCAACATTGATTTATCAAGATCAATAGCAGTTGGAGGCCGATCGTTCCCGTTTGCATACAAAAATACCTGAGCTTGTCGCATAAGATCATCTGAACTTGCCTGCAATAATTCTAAGCATAGTCACTCAAACAATTCTTATAAAGGTCGTTCAGTTTATATTTATGATACTCGTGTATAATAATAACTATCCCGTAGTTCAGATTCTGAATTTCATTCACATGAGGGAAAATTATAGATTTATCAAATCCAGTGATAAAGGATGAGGGAAAACCTGTTGGGAGAATATTTCAAGAGTACTTTGTCCATTCTTCAACATTGCCGCAGCAATAAAAATGGCCTTTGCGACTTTATGTGGAAATAACTCCATTGCATATGATATACATGCACCACCAAAATCATGACCCACCAATATTACCTGCATAATACAGCAACCGAAAGACAGAAAAAAAGTCATGTACCGAAGACATATACTAGTCCAATATCTATGTACCAAACAACAAATCTAGCTCATATTTTTACGCATGACTTTAAAGCAAGTACATGTTTTTCAGTCATCACTAATTTAGTTTTGTTTATATGAACAACGTTGAAAAACGAGATGGTTAAAAAGTATGAAAGGAGTGCAAAGTCACAAACTTGACAATGCCATAGATCTTGAAAGTCATACAAGCGGCATATCAAATTATCGACAAATCCTTTAGACAGTGAGAATAGTACAATATCAATTTCGCCAATTATAAGTAAAGTTGGCACTGAACTATTGTTAAGAATGCCACGGTAAGAAATTCAAGCTAAAACAACATTACgaataagataaaaaattggAATGCAATTGAATTTACCTTTTTTCCCTCGGGAAGGTTTTCAAGAAAATCAGAAAGAGGCTTCACATATTGTGAAAGACTTGTAACGCTGTTTGTATCAGATGAATGAATTCCAGAGCCGGTCAAGTCTACAGCGGTAACTTTAAAACCACCCTCCTCAAGAAGTGCTATGGTTTTATACCAACACCAAGCACCAAAGCCACCTCCATGTACAAGGACAAAATGGTCGGTTTCTAGACCATCAAGTTTAACATCCTatcaaaacacaaaatttgTTAGGACTTAGGAACCAAAAGAATTTCATCGATGGAACAACCGAGAACTCAATTGCAGAAACTACACAAAACTCAATCAAATAAGTGAAAAATGGAACGTATTTGAACAATCACAACAAAGAAATTCCATACAACAACATCATAAACATCACGGCGATTCTCTGCGCCATTATTTACATGATCATGACAGTTTAAACCCGCCATTATCCGACATTCGGAATATACACGGCCATCCTTAAAATGCAAGTTAATTTCATCCAAAGGGTAAAACAAATTCCTACATACGAAATTTAGTTAAACAAAAATCCAACATCCTTAAATATGTACGCAGACAAACAGAGGCATACACATGTACAGACGATCACCAAGTTTACACATTTCAGTCGTCATTTCTTCAattccaagaaaaaaaaggggaaattttCTAAATAATCACAATCATTAATCACTAACTAACCCacaaaaaaatcctaaatttcCAAAATACTCAGAAGGGAAATTACAAA encodes:
- the LOC137749294 gene encoding protein SPIRAL1-like 2 — its product is MGRGRGVSCGGGQSSLGYLFGGGETANANKTPKTTNNTPPSPQNASPVPAPAPVPASSPIDKQLPAGIHSKCTNNYFRVDGQNCGNFITDRPSTKVHSAPGGGSSLGYLFGCGSGN
- the LOC137708791 gene encoding putative methylesterase 11, chloroplastic, whose amino-acid sequence is MGNLCAILAPKPAKRKPIKRLPNPPPQPNSSSRWTRVRSSRKEKLEDALIHEQALAAAILFQQHQQNDSLPFDRSASLRYPNSSSKKGSNALPRSSSSRARSLTDPLLQPHQLVNQDVKLDGLETDHFVLVHGGGFGAWCWYKTIALLEEGGFKVTAVDLTGSGIHSSDTNSVTSLSQYVKPLSDFLENLPEGKKVILVGHDFGGACISYAMELFPHKVAKAIFIAAAMLKNGQSTLEIFSQQASSDDLMRQAQVFLYANGNDRPPTAIDLDKSMLKDLLFNQSPSKDVALASVSMRPIPFAPVLEKLSLTDLKYGLVRRFYIETSEDNAIPITVQESMIKESPPEQVLRLKGADHSPFFSKPQALHKLLVEISKISST